The following are encoded together in the Bradyrhizobium sp. CCGUVB1N3 genome:
- a CDS encoding TRAP transporter small permease, with the protein MTAELAGGGATATSPGKLLRLGNGISMLSTTIAGIAMLTIVAINGANVAGRYFFASPIPWAEESMLYLMILVVFAAVASVTWRGAHIRIELILEAMPFRFRQIAALASAILTIGICLVVALSSFDVVSQLYAFDQRSDAMEFPVWIPQSAVLIGLLLVAAMTALRLVVYGPTVSDHS; encoded by the coding sequence CGCGACCGCCACATCGCCCGGTAAGCTGCTCCGGCTTGGAAACGGCATTTCGATGCTATCGACCACGATTGCCGGCATCGCCATGCTTACGATCGTGGCGATCAACGGTGCAAACGTGGCTGGACGTTACTTCTTTGCGAGTCCGATACCCTGGGCCGAAGAGTCCATGCTCTATCTGATGATTCTGGTGGTATTTGCCGCTGTCGCGAGCGTTACCTGGAGAGGCGCACACATCAGGATCGAACTGATCCTTGAAGCGATGCCGTTTCGATTCCGGCAAATTGCCGCTCTGGCGTCGGCCATACTCACCATCGGAATCTGCCTGGTCGTGGCGCTTAGCAGTTTCGACGTTGTTTCCCAGCTTTACGCGTTCGATCAGCGCAGCGATGCCATGGAGTTTCCCGTCTGGATTCCGCAATCCGCAGTGTTGATCGGATTATTGCTGGTCGCCGCCATGACCGCATTGCGTCTGGTCGTCTACGGACCGACCGTCTCCGACCACTCCTGA